ccccctccagcgcccgtatttaaccaaataacggggcgctggaaaccccccgccgccgcccccccagcagatgcacaaagaaaggtgccgccatacccctgccgccgtcgctgcccgcccgccctccctccctcccagctgcccgcccacccttcctcccgccctccctcccaggtcCTTACCAAAGGCTGCggtagtaaacgagaggagctcccggacagagctcctctcgttagaaaggcctgatgtgctttgcgcgcgcgcgcatgcgcacaccgcaaaagacaccggaggcccggtctacccgccgggaaaaggccgggtagaccgggcctccgatcaccggaggcccagtctacccgctggctggaggcccggtctacctggccttttcccggcgggtagaccgggcctccagtgTCTTTTGCGGtgtgcacatgcgcgcgcactCAAAGCACCTTTATTctgcatcaggcctttctaacgagaggagctctgtccgggagctcctctcgtttactaccGCAGCCTTGGGTAAGGacctgggagggagggcaggaggaagggcgggcgggcagctgggagggagggagggcgggcggcgacggcggcaggggtatggcggcacctttctttgtgcatctgctgggggggggcagcggcggcggggggggtttccagcgccccgttatttggttaaatacgggcgctggagggggtgaagaggcgggaggggtaagaaagccctcccgccctaaaagaaagggccccccttcggtgctggtccggactggtccggaccgtgcacatctctataaggcagcttcttatgttccagtaCTTATTGAAGCTGACAGTCAAACTGTTACAGgttaatttttaccctcaataggtagaacagcagagcactgaggaatgagcacacactccagttacagagtaggtagcagaggatggcttagttgttgcaactatttagagaaagcacatggagatccttgtagaactaaatactaagtatttattggttaaatacacttagataggaaagacctatatctaatctaaaggactacataatggataggtaaggagagagagagagatgtttccatctgctctctaggaggaaaggaaagagtgtGACTCAGCACGGGAAGTGCAGaggagtcagttcaggggtcatagagtagggacagatagggagaccctgactcactgtctctactcccaatgcccctagtggtcattaggacagttgatgcaaaaggtcgatgcactggaagtccatctccaacacaaactACATGCTACACGAGCGCTATTTTGGCACCTCCACATATTTTGAATTGTATTTCAAAACTACAGGGGACTCCAACTTTGACCGGCACAGAAGTGTTCAGGAAAAGggaatttaaccctttccccgtGAGCCATTTCCCCTGATATAAGCCACCCCAGCACCCAGATGTTATTAGTACAAACCATTTCTCCACTGCTCATGCCTCAGAAGAAAGGGCCTTTATTTGTATAATCTGATCAAAAATTCAATACAAACCACACTGAGTGGCTTAGTGTCACTGCTATTCCCTTTGAGCGCCAGCAACTTTGCAGCAATGGCATGGAAGGGACAGGTGTGTTTAGTACTTCTTTGCCAACGTGGGATACTGTATTAATTCAGACACACGTGTATTTTGATCTGTGGGGAATTCACTTTATGGGGGATGTGGAAATAACAAAACCTCTGGATATAATAtggccaatttctttggaaaTTCAGGTATTTCTGCTGAGAACGGAGtaatattaaaagaaaataatttcaCTCTCCTCCTTATACCTACTTTATTATAAAGGGAAACTAGGAAATACATAGTCACTGTGCAGTGCTTGCCTTTCATGCCACCTACTCAAGAGGTATTTATTCAGTGTGGGAAATAGAGTATGCCTATCCATATTTGGCATAATGAACCTCAATTATATATACAGTAGAGTTTACTCAACAAAGAACTGTAAAATGTCCATATATTAAAAAGTGATTTTTGCATTTCCATTCATTCTGAATCGACAAGTATGGCCCATTGACCACTCAGGCCCAGTTCACACTTAGTACTAAAGAAATCTGGGTACTCAGAATGAATTTAGTAATgtatctctttttattttaatgcaagtCATACATAATGCCAAGACCATTCaaaaactggtggtggtggtaggaatTTGCCTGTGAAAGCAGCCCACTCCTGAAAGCAAAACTCTGGATTAACTTTAAGGGTGGTCCAATTTAGGTGAAACACCAGGCATGtgcagaaagagaaggagaaggaggacaccaccaccaccaccactcactttcaCAATGTGACATCCTAGGAGGCAGGCATCTCATTCAAACAAGACTGCCACATCTATTCACTGTTGCCATGCCAAGAATCTATAGCATGGGCAGATGCCACACTGGCATGCTAACACTGCACACACAGCAGTCAAAGGCCTAACATAAACATGAAGCTGGTCGCAAATAATGCCATTcatgaaggatttttttttaacaacccATGCCCAGCACCATGTTTAAATCAGGCCTGTGAAGCACATACTGTATTAATGTCTAAAAAAGCTACAGAGGGATGATGAACAATAAAAACTATAGAAAGGCACACCCACCAATACACACATTTCTTTTCTGTTCATTTAACTCTAGCACTCCTCATACTGTTTAACTCTGAGATTTAATTAGAGAGATAACAGGTACACTTTCCCCAAACTTTCACAGCACTCTCATATACACACAAGTGTACAAATAgttcagtcaccttaagtggtgcagcggggaaatgcttgactaacaagcagaaggttgccagttcgaatccccactgctactatatcaggcagcagcgatataggaagatgctgaaaggcatcatcttatactgtgtgggaggaggcaatggtaaacccctcctgtattctaccaaagaaaaccacagggctctgtgggcgccaggaggagtcgaaattgacttgacggaacactttacctttacaaatagTTCAAGTATCCCTTTCAGTTATGCCTTGGGTATGAACCAGCACtcagctttctttcttatttattctaAATGATTAGAGTCCTTTAAATTGCACAAAAATCTTCTCTGAACACGCTGGCAGTGAAATCCTACACATGTTTACATAAAAGTAAGCCCCTGTATGTTAAATGGGAATTACTACCAGGGAAATGGGCACTGGGTTGCAACTTATATCAACCGCGCAATCCATCCCTTTCGTAAAAATCCAGAAACAAGCATCTTTTCATGTGGCATATTCATTCCAAGCCTTAATATTCTCTGTGGTGATTGCTGAACATAGAGtaatttttagaaatgggaaCGTGAGTGGTTGCTTTGAGAACCAAACTCAGTTGTGGTTCCAAATGGGCAAACTGTTTGACAGCATTTCAGTGTCAGCGATTTTTGGAAGGCTGCTAGATGCATTCTGAGTTACATTTCCAAACATGCATTTCCTTTATTCTCTAAAACctatatgtattatttttctatttcaCAGCTATGGAAGAGACAACCAAGAAAGTAAACAAATTATCACTTTTTAATCCTGGGAGCTAGTTAACCATAGGGTGCCTTATTGTTCTTTACTAGAAATGGACTTTATTGTAATGAATGGTGTTCTCATCCCTTCATAGCTGAAGTCATTTATCATCTAACCTATATTGTACACTATTGTTCTACATAATTTATTTTCCATGGGAAGGAGCACTTTAAAAATTGTAACAGGCATACAGTAGCTAACACTAAGCACATTCATGTCTCATTGATATCAATGGGAGAATTAAGCATATGCTTTACAATTCCCTATTGGAATAAGTAAGATGCAAGTGCCAGTTGGATTGTGCACCCTATTATTATAATATCCTAAAGGCTCTGGGTGAGTAATAAACTTAAAAGCATTTCTGCTCTCATATGTACCTTCCTGAACCTATATGTACCTTCACCTATATGTACCGGCTCATATATTCCTCCAAGTAGGGCTTTGCTTatggttccatcattcataaaGCCAAGATCTCCAACAACATTGCTGGATTTTTCCTTCCTTAAGGAACTCagagagggtattctcacgatgactggaaagcaggctaagggagcttagcccgctttctagtcctcgtgagaaccagtgggctcacaGGTTAACCCCGTGGTTCCCTGGTGTCTAGCCCGCcgaagtagccctccccttagcccaggttagcggagcaagtgctctgctaacctgggcttcctgatcgtgtattgccacagtgcggctctgcactgcagcaacacacaaggagaccaccggctgggaggctgcaagctcgGGGTTATCTCCAGCATGCTCcgcacactcgcatggggcatcctggaacttctgggggccgcacgactcccaatccccgcagcccccgccggctgcgtgatggagccggcagtcacgtgggcggccaatctggtcACCccgggctgcagcagtgatcgtctgtggggagagcgggctaagcccgctctccccacagaaccccctccggtgggtctcactgatcgtgagacttgcctcagagAGTCCCTCTTGATGCCTTCTATTGTCAGCTGAAGACCATACCATATGGAAACATTTGCTGGCTTATtatagtccaggggttctcaacctgttgtattccagatgttgatgaatatAACTAGCATCAttcacagccacaataaattgtggctggggatgaggggagctgcagctcagcaacatctggagaacccctGCAATAGTTTATTCACTGCtttacttccccccacccccaccccgagttTTCAGAGCAATGGAAGGCAGGGTGGATTACAAACTGAACAAATATGAGGTTGAGCACCACCACTTCAAACGCTTACCCCATCTAATCTCTAACTCTGGCAGACAGCATTGGCAGACAGGCTGGAGTTTTGACACCTCTGACTTTGCAAATGAAACACAGGCTGTACATTTTGCAATATTCAACATGACGTTGGAACAGGCCCAACCCATCACATACAGTCTGTATCATGCTCTCTAGCTGCCTTGTCCTTCCCATTTATGCATCACTGCTCCAATGTCTGTGTCATACACAGAATGTAATTAGTGCTAGTCAatctgaccttttaaaaaaatagctccTGTCGAAACAAACTTGATTTCATATCTTGAAGAGATTAAAGTATGGTTAGTGGGGGGAAAGATCTGGTTTACAGTTATCATAGGGCCTAAGATATACAAAGATTTATGAAATATTTTAGTATCTGTATTAATGATATTTGTCTCTGGAGTAAGAATATGGTTATGATAATGGACACAAACAGCCTAGTTCAGCTgacatctcccctcctccccaccctgcccaagaCTGTATTCCACAGAGACCTTAGAGGGGGAGCTTCAACACTCCATCACACATCCTGGCTTCACTCCCCTTATGTTCAAAGAAATGAGTGAACAGTCCAGGAGAGCTCCATATATatgtcaacacacacacagattgaCACTGGCCGTCAAAACCTAATCCTATCCTCCTTAGGCTGGTTTGGATAATACTTTGTTCACTGACCCTGCCGCACATGACAAGGAAGTAACTGCTCCATGAGCACACAAATCCCTCTAGGGGTGAACACGAACAGTTCAAAATGAACCCGTTCGCTTCGAACTGGGCCGGTTCGACTGCGAACCAGTCCACAATCAAACCAAACCCAGCTCaaagtgaacaggttcaaaggtttgaacgGCTATGGCGGTTCCCATTTTGTCTGCATGTTTACTTGCTTTTCTcccttactgattggttttctgccatcACCTTACGATTAGCTTGCAATCTCCTTTcctctggttggcttgttgtcattcaaagacaagtgttgtcagggcaactctggccccattggctgggtgggggagcaaaaaggagggaatttcaaagtgtatttaaagcccaggcagacagtgcctggcttcactctgcctctggaggaagagagctgTCCTTGCTGCAGCTCCATTGCTTTTGCTGGGCCCACTGCCAAATCACTGAGCTGAAACAGTCTATACTGCAGCACAGACACTGCTCTGGGccttctggagagagagagaaagagagagagggagggatggagggagaaaggaaggaagggaggcttatctgtccctaggagctacccatggggaataatgtgGTTATTCAattcccccattattccctatattAGAACTGGCTTGAGTTGGTTTGTAGAGCGGCCCAGACCAGCCAGttagtttgactgaactggttcaagaacctacagtccagttcaaatttgaaccaaaccatagAAACCAGTTCCGCACACACCACtacatccctccctcccagctcacTGGGACACCATTCTTTAATTGCGTGGGAGTATGGCTTGTCTAAACAGTCCTTCTACACTCACTGCAAACATTACTTTCGAGTAGTATTTGTAGAGTGTGTACAGTTCAGATGACCCACATCCTCACATGGTCATGAAACAGTGCCCCAGAGCTGGGCAGGGAAGAGATGGGACCCTGTTCCCTCTAAGCTGTGTGactgcgcgtgcacacacaggcTTCAACTCCACTGCACTGCAGTCCTAAAGAGCTGCTCACTGAGCCTCTCACTTGTCGTCTtgctgccactgtggctgccGCTTCCGACTCGAGCATGATGGTGGAGCGGGGGCTGGGGTTAAGATTGGGAAGCAGGTGTGGCTATGCCGGGCTCTACAAAAACCTCTCCCTCAGCAAGGGGAACATCATGTTGCAGCAGAATTAAGACAAGCCTTCTTGCCTtgcttcttcccccacctcccatgaTTGAAATTGAAATCTTGTTTTGGGAAGAGATGCTGATGCAGGTGGTGGTCATGagtgggggtggatgacattaagCAGCACCATAAAAGAGAGATGAAATCACCGTCCgaaaacaagcagcctgggaggcTCGCTCGCATATGATTGCTGGTTCTCATAATGGTCCATGGGTTGTAAAACAGGCATGGTCGGTTGTCCAGGTATCCCttcacctgcctccctcccctttgCTCTGAATATTCTCTCTGCTGCCCTTCTCTCTCTGCACCGAGTGGttgggaggaggagatggcttGGGTGCTCTCTCCTGCTTTTCATTAATACTTCAACAGGTTTGTGCAAAAAGATACTAGTCTTGAGGAAGGGCAGGCTGGGGAGGGGGATTACTGATGACCAGGTTTACGAAACGACTCGCTTTTCCAAGCCCCTTCTCATTTCCTAATCCGATTTAATCTATATGTCCCGTatgggtgtgtgagtgtgtgcgtaTGTGCTTGTGTCTCTTGGAAAGCGATTATTTTTGAAAGCATGATTCTACACACATTAAATTGGAGGGGAGAATATGAATGAGGACATCATGACCGCTTGGGCTCTTGTATGGCAAGATTGGGGGTATTGGCTCCAGCCTCTGCTCCGAGTCCCATTGCCTATTTGCTGCCCTCACAGCTGCCACGTGGACTTCAGAGCAAAGGTGGAGAGAGGGGACAGGGGAGCAGCGAAGGGGGAGGGTGGGAATACTACAGGCAACAGGGAAAGGCAGcgccagggtgggagggagcagTAACTGTGGAGGCAGAGCAAGCGGCAAGGACCAGGGGATTCGGTCAAGACAGGGGCATTATCCTGGTGTTTCCGGGTTGCTCTCAGCCAGATTGGCACAGcgacttcccttcccttccaactgtgttccccctctctcccacccctcctatccccaatttccTTTTGCCTCCTTTGCTCCGCCTTCCTTCATATATTATGAGAAAGCCATTAATTCCTCACCCCGCCTTGTATAGTTTCGTATTTTTGGTGCTGCAAAGGCTGCCAAATACTGTTGTTTGCCCTGTGCTTCTGTTACCAAAGAGTTTAGGCTCCCAGATGCCAACATGATCCTACATTCCTGCTTTTATTCCCAGTTGGTGTTCATTACCTCTATGCATGCATAGCCTCTCACCAGTGATCTCTTATAAATTCCCTTTAATCTATCCTAATACTGTCTCTTTAAATTCCCTTTAACCTATCTGTGTATTAAATCAAATATCCTCTTGGGATTTTAGTTACGCACGAATGTGGTACATTTGTTTGTTACTAGGGTGCCCAGTGTGTCAAGGTAATGTTGATGCTCTACTATTATACAtgcaataattttaaaagaaatatatataattatgACTAAAATCATTACATTCCTATAGAATAAAGTGTGAACAGCATTCTTCATTTCAGATGTAGTTCTGTGAAAGCATCTAATAGTTTAAATCCAATGTTATTTTTACACTATACTGCAAATGTATGACTGGGAGGCTATTTTAGGAAATATTTATTAAGGAAATTGGTTCAGTCATTGCAGCCCACATACACTTCCCTGGCTTTCCATTTTATGATCTTTGAACTGATTGCTGAATGTACATTTCTGACTTTTATAGGGGTTTATTAGAGGCACATTTATATTGAGACAAATggactgagtgtgtgtgttgtatctatagtggcatataataatgcacatgtgcgcacactgctttgatactgctgcccagaacaaaacccattcaaCTCATGGcttgaaaaaattagagggaatccTGGATGAGACATGTGCACTCCTTATCTCAACAGGTTGGGGTGGCAGATGAAGTATTACCCAAACCAGGCCTGTATGTTATTTAAAAACTAACACTTGTGCATTCTGGTCTGGGGTATGTGTGTGGATTTTAACTAATCTTATCTCACCCTCCATTTTAAGAAAGTCTTTGTCATCTCTGCCAAGTTAGTAAGGAAATGTAAGCCAAGTTAGTGGTTAGAAAGCGGAAGCTAGCAGAATATCATGCAGATTCTCATTAGATCTTTCTGCCTTAATACATAAGAGTTCTACTGCCCCAACTGAATCAGTATGGTAGCTAGAGGTTTGGTGTGTGCATTTAAGCGTGGATTTATTCCCAGCAGAAAAGCGGGAGAAAGCAGACATCCCTATAACTGTGTTTATCATGATCATCTGGGGTATCAGAGAAAACCATACAGAAGACTGTAGGAATGTCACTAGTGGATAGAGACATCTCTCTCATAATACTTGAACTAGGGGtcagaacaaacaaacattgaCTTATGGAATtcagtgccacaagatgtggtgataatCACTAGAACAGGtgggttgggtgtttttttttttagaaattcatggagaatagatCTATCAGCTGCTATTAATCATGAAAAGTATTTGAAAGACCTTCATTCAAAAGCAGTTTCTCTCTGAATAAACAGAGGACAAGTCTTGCTGCAGAAGAAACATGGTTTGCACAGTTTCTGCAAAGCAAATTTTAGCAAAAGACAGGGCTAATCTGCACAGACAGGGCTGATCTGGTAGACCTAACACCTGGACTTTCAAACACTTTTGACCAAGTCCCACACTCTCACTTCTAGTGCAAGAACTCATGATCACCCAATGAAAGTGACTGGCAGTAGGTTCAagacaaacaaaagaaaatacttcACAGAATGCATGATTAACGTTTGGAATTCTGTGCTGTTTTGCTGTTTTAATCTTGTATTCAAAAGGATTTCAAGATATTAGCTGCCTTGGGCATCtcagaaacaaaacagaaaggcCTGATATAAATATGTAAATGAATTGTTTGAAAAACTACATAGTCTATGTCTGTTTTGGCAGCTAAGGATAAAATGTCAGGTTCTTACCTGGTGCAGTTCTGTAAGACACAGTTCTGGTGGGCAGCTGAGGTGCACTCTTTGCAACAGGGCTCCGCGTGATCTGCATTCCTTGCCTCTGTCTTTTCAGTTCCTCCTCTCTTTCTTGGGCTGCTCGGATTTCCTCTTCAATCATGGACAAAGTCCTCTGCTTTTTTGACCTCAGTTTGAAAGGCCCTACTGTCACCTCTGCTTCTTGCATAGCCAGAATGGAAGCTGTGCTCCTCAGCTCAGCTGCTTCGGAATACTTGCTAAAATAGCTGACTTCTGGCTTGGTTTCCTCCACAGTGATTGGTTGAGTGGCATGAGCAACGAGGGAGGGCTGTGGTGCCTGCCTTTCTCTGTGCACAGGGCCTTGAACTGCAGAAGTCTTTGGTGCTGTATCCCTTTTTTCTTGCACAGGAGAGGACACCTGAGGTGGCTGGAAGGTTGGATTGTGCTGTTTCGCAGCATGTTGTGTCTTGTccactgcctcctgctctttGGCCTGCTGGTTCTTTTGCTCGGTGGCATCTTTTGCGTGTTTGGAATTCATTTTGTCAGCCTGCTCAGCTATGGCTTGCTGAATGGCGTTTTGGACCAGCAGACCAGCCTGGTATTCCAGCTGCTCGTCAATGAGCATGGAGTCAAGCAATGGTGAAGAAGGAGAGTAAAAACCATGGTCACTAAGTGACTTGGAGACGCCCTCTCCTCGACATTCAGAGGGTGTGTTGGCCTGAGGGgtctgaggcaaagagaaatCCGTAAGCGAATTTTCTTGAAGGGCATTCATTGTCTCATTGGAGGCACCACTGTCACTGATATTGTCCATACTGAAGTCATTGGAAAGTGTTTCCAGAACTGTCGTATCCTGAGATCTCACAGATAAATCATCCAAACCAGAATCCAGTTCCTCCGGAGGGGAAGATACATTGACTGACCTTGAGAACTGATCTAATAGGCCTTGTTCATCATCCCTCACCACTGTAAAGACTGCCTTTGCACTCATGAATTCACCATCATCTGACCATACCTTTGCAGCTTGCCCAGCCTTCATGGCATCACCGTAAGGAGACACTCGCATTGGGTCAGAGAGGTTCTGAATAATTATATTGTTGTCATCTGATATGCAAGAGACCTTTTCAGCTTTTACAATAGTTACATCATTATTGCCAACCCGTAATATTTGTTCATATGCAGGTGCAGGTTTTGTAACTGAGACTGTTCGCCGGTCCATTTGGGAGGGGCCCATTGGTTTGTAGAAGGGTTGGATAGTGAACATTTTGGGGGTCCCTGATCTCTTGGATGCAGCGGTGTTATTTGAGTTACCTGAATTTTCCATTAACTGAAACTGCTTCCGTGCAGCTGAAAAATCTATTTGCTCAGTGACAATATCAACTTTCTTATTGCTAGCTGGCTCAGGCGGTGTGAAGGAATACGAGACATGCTTCACAGGCATGGATGATTGTTGCTGCTTCTCTTTGCGTTCTTTGTATTTCTTGTGGGACTCTAAATGCTCCTCATCGAGCTGCTCCTCCAGCGTTTTCTCCTGGGGCGGGTTCCACCACTTTGCTGCTATGCCAGGGTTCTTCTTGACAGCCTGGCTCCTGATGAGCTCCCGCCTCTCTTTTTCCAGCTCTACCAATTCCTCGGAGGGCCTCACTTTGCGCACTCTGTACTTCTCTTTCGTATCCTCCTCTTCAAACAGTTTCGATGGCTTTTTGTCTTCTTGAAATGCTCTAAGCTCAAACTTAGCTTCCTTCTTAATGGTGGTTAAGGTTATTTCTCCATCCCTGGAAGACCTTGAACTTGTGGAAGAGCTGGGACTTGCTGGCACTTTCAGATTGTCACAGTGTTCCTCCCTTAATACATCTGCAGAGTGGCCATTTGGTTTTAGCTTCTCGGATACTGCATGTCTGTGTTCAATGACTGAAGGTGCTTGCCCACCAACTCTGATGACCTCCCTTTCACTGGGTGCTGTGGAATCACTGATAATGCGAACGGATGGACCAGAC
Above is a window of Hemicordylus capensis ecotype Gifberg chromosome 2, rHemCap1.1.pri, whole genome shotgun sequence DNA encoding:
- the PALM2AKAP2 gene encoding A-kinase anchor protein 2 isoform X4, with translation MKATIRASLSTLVFQVLLWISRAADLQKVSTRRQAFSGATPSSKALREKWLLQGIPASSPAEEEARKTQSEEDELKVKKLEGNVHRLEQEIGKLENEESQISAKERIILEKLKETEKSFEDLQKSFSHKDGDAVNYIYSQIPERPTLYSRTTDPVPGKDGTSRIAALYSMEINVEKDKQTGETKILSASPIGPEGAHQRGIKVYDDGTKVVYEMHSGGTVVENGVHKLSAKDVDELIQKAGQSRTGTVSERNTIVDGNLSHMKEQILFKEAKLEMVHKPSKRHSGNPRHQAKLSGEEVPEASADHPVTMIFMGYQNIDDEDETKKVLGYDETIKAELVLIDEDDEKSLREKTVTDVSTMDGNAAELVSGRPLSDTTEPSSPEGKEESLPMEKVPETKEFNVWPQDLREEELMAVKSSRISEDDIRLRKERDRYCANFLEPARVCATKEEKMEIEAPVSEHKNITVGTSAHASDNQTHLFPPAASHNGLKDRHESLDSEVAREIRYLDEVLEANCCDSAADNPFNGMTSSSPEPSASIVVDGSGPSVRIISDSTAPSEREVIRVGGQAPSVIEHRHAVSEKLKPNGHSADVLREEHCDNLKVPASPSSSTSSRSSRDGEITLTTIKKEAKFELRAFQEDKKPSKLFEEEDTKEKYRVRKVRPSEELVELEKERRELIRSQAVKKNPGIAAKWWNPPQEKTLEEQLDEEHLESHKKYKERKEKQQQSSMPVKHVSYSFTPPEPASNKKVDIVTEQIDFSAARKQFQLMENSGNSNNTAASKRSGTPKMFTIQPFYKPMGPSQMDRRTVSVTKPAPAYEQILRVGNNDVTIVKAEKVSCISDDNNIIIQNLSDPMRVSPYGDAMKAGQAAKVWSDDGEFMSAKAVFTVVRDDEQGLLDQFSRSVNVSSPPEELDSGLDDLSVRSQDTTVLETLSNDFSMDNISDSGASNETMNALQENSLTDFSLPQTPQANTPSECRGEGVSKSLSDHGFYSPSSPLLDSMLIDEQLEYQAGLLVQNAIQQAIAEQADKMNSKHAKDATEQKNQQAKEQEAVDKTQHAAKQHNPTFQPPQVSSPVQEKRDTAPKTSAVQGPVHRERQAPQPSLVAHATQPITVEETKPEVSYFSKYSEAAELRSTASILAMQEAEVTVGPFKLRSKKQRTLSMIEEEIRAAQEREEELKRQRQGMQITRSPVAKSAPQLPTRTVSYRTAPGKIEKIKPPPSPTAEGPPSHSDLASDDAGGSQRPKNLMQTLMEDYESHKTKRRERMDESSYTCKLLSNKVTSEVLEATRVNRRKSALALRWEAGIYANREENE
- the PALM2AKAP2 gene encoding A-kinase anchor protein 2 isoform X3 yields the protein MAEAELHKERLQAIAEKRKRQTEIEGKRQQLEDQILQLQHFKSKALREKWLLQGIPASSPAEEEARKTQSEEDELKVKKLEGNVHRLEQEIGKLENEESQISAKERIILEKLKETEKSFEDLQKSFSHKDGDAVNYIYSQIPERPTLYSRTTDPVPGKDGTSRIAALYSMEINVEKDKQTGETKILSASPIGPEGAHQRGIKVYDDGTKVVYEMHSGGTVVENGVHKLSAKDVDELIQKAGQSRTGTVSERNTIVDGNLSHMKEQILFKEAKLEMVHKPSKRHSGNPRHQAKLSGEEVPEASADHPVTMIFMGYQNIDDEDETKKVLGYDETIKAELVLIDEDDEKSLREKTVTDVSTMDGNAAELVSGRPLSDTTEPSSPEGKEESLPMEKVPETKEFNVWPQDLREEELMAVKSSRISEDDIRLRKERDRYCANFLEPARVCATKEEKMEIEAPVSEHKNITVGTSAHASDNQTHLFPPAASHNGLKDRHESLDSEVAREIRYLDEVLEANCCDSAADNPFNGMTSSSPEPSASIVVDGSGPSVRIISDSTAPSEREVIRVGGQAPSVIEHRHAVSEKLKPNGHSADVLREEHCDNLKVPASPSSSTSSRSSRDGEITLTTIKKEAKFELRAFQEDKKPSKLFEEEDTKEKYRVRKVRPSEELVELEKERRELIRSQAVKKNPGIAAKWWNPPQEKTLEEQLDEEHLESHKKYKERKEKQQQSSMPVKHVSYSFTPPEPASNKKVDIVTEQIDFSAARKQFQLMENSGNSNNTAASKRSGTPKMFTIQPFYKPMGPSQMDRRTVSVTKPAPAYEQILRVGNNDVTIVKAEKVSCISDDNNIIIQNLSDPMRVSPYGDAMKAGQAAKVWSDDGEFMSAKAVFTVVRDDEQGLLDQFSRSVNVSSPPEELDSGLDDLSVRSQDTTVLETLSNDFSMDNISDSGASNETMNALQENSLTDFSLPQTPQANTPSECRGEGVSKSLSDHGFYSPSSPLLDSMLIDEQLEYQAGLLVQNAIQQAIAEQADKMNSKHAKDATEQKNQQAKEQEAVDKTQHAAKQHNPTFQPPQVSSPVQEKRDTAPKTSAVQGPVHRERQAPQPSLVAHATQPITVEETKPEVSYFSKYSEAAELRSTASILAMQEAEVTVGPFKLRSKKQRTLSMIEEEIRAAQEREEELKRQRQGMQITRSPVAKSAPQLPTRTVSYRTAPGKIEKIKPPPSPTAEGPPSHSDLASDDAGGSQRPKNLMQTLMEDYESHKTKRRERMDESSYTCKLLSNKVTSEVLEATRVNRRKSALALRWEAGIYANREENE
- the PALM2AKAP2 gene encoding A-kinase anchor protein 2 isoform X7; amino-acid sequence: MIKEKSSRISEDDIRLRKERDRYCANFLEPARVCATKEEKMEIEAPVSEHKNITVGTSAHASDNQTHLFPPAASHNGLKDRHESLDSEVAREIRYLDEVLEANCCDSAADNPFNGMTSSSPEPSASIVVDGSGPSVRIISDSTAPSEREVIRVGGQAPSVIEHRHAVSEKLKPNGHSADVLREEHCDNLKVPASPSSSTSSRSSRDGEITLTTIKKEAKFELRAFQEDKKPSKLFEEEDTKEKYRVRKVRPSEELVELEKERRELIRSQAVKKNPGIAAKWWNPPQEKTLEEQLDEEHLESHKKYKERKEKQQQSSMPVKHVSYSFTPPEPASNKKVDIVTEQIDFSAARKQFQLMENSGNSNNTAASKRSGTPKMFTIQPFYKPMGPSQMDRRTVSVTKPAPAYEQILRVGNNDVTIVKAEKVSCISDDNNIIIQNLSDPMRVSPYGDAMKAGQAAKVWSDDGEFMSAKAVFTVVRDDEQGLLDQFSRSVNVSSPPEELDSGLDDLSVRSQDTTVLETLSNDFSMDNISDSGASNETMNALQENSLTDFSLPQTPQANTPSECRGEGVSKSLSDHGFYSPSSPLLDSMLIDEQLEYQAGLLVQNAIQQAIAEQADKMNSKHAKDATEQKNQQAKEQEAVDKTQHAAKQHNPTFQPPQVSSPVQEKRDTAPKTSAVQGPVHRERQAPQPSLVAHATQPITVEETKPEVSYFSKYSEAAELRSTASILAMQEAEVTVGPFKLRSKKQRTLSMIEEEIRAAQEREEELKRQRQGMQITRSPVAKSAPQLPTRTVSYRTAPGKIEKIKPPPSPTAEGPPSHSDLASDDAGGSQRPKNLMQTLMEDYESHKTKRRERMDESSYTCKLLSNKVTSEVLEATRVNRRKSALALRWEAGIYANREENE